A segment of the Lycium ferocissimum isolate CSIRO_LF1 chromosome 5, AGI_CSIRO_Lferr_CH_V1, whole genome shotgun sequence genome:
tatcgggtttttaaatctataaaccaaaccaaaccaacaaaagtcgcATTTTTCAACATCGGGTTTTCTCGGTTTTTTTCGGATTGCTAGGGTTTTTTGGATTTCTCGAATTTTTTGTGGTTCGATGTGACTCATCTTACAATAAACCTAACAAAATCTGAGTTATACACATCAGTTCCTTGGAATAAGGTTTTTGAGAGAATACTTCCAAAGGAAATACTATAACAACTCTTAAAAAATAGCTATTGTTAAAAGATAATCATGTATTATGCGAATTCTTCGGCAACTTTTGAATAACACTTTCTCAGGAATGTATAACTAACCCCTTTTGAAACTTACTGATTAACGCAAAACCACATTCATATCACTGGACATAAAAGAAACCACGGGATCAAGTTGGTAAGCTTctccatttgaaaaaaaaatttggtatgATTCACCACTTAAATCCAAGGGTAATTGCTAAAAGATATGGCAAGGGTAATTGCTAAAAAATAACCTCAACAAGGAAACGATCGCCAAAGAAATTCAACACTTAAACCCAACCGCTTCCAATAGCATTAGAGACAAAACGGAATATAACAAAACTACAAACTACATTAGAGTTGATGGAGTAATACTGTAAGATCATTTAGACTATTACTTACATGAGCTTCATAACTTCTGGACCATTTCACAAATTAAGTCCAAACCTGAATGTAAAAATATAGAAATCgtgaaaaatttaagaaaatatttataaaatacattctaataaatatttttatttataaaataatttaaaagttgTATACATATAATCGGGTCAGTTTGGTTTCGGTTTGAcgttttttagttaaaaccaaaccaaacctattatggtcgggtttgATTACAATTTGTCGATTTGGTGCGGTTTATCGGTTCCTTTGTACAACCCTAATCACAACTCTCTATTTCTCGGTGGAAATTTGTACAAGTTCAACAATAAGGCATGACAAATATTTGTACTTTTGAACATTTTCTTTAAGTGGAGTACTAACATTGTCATCCAAGTATGCTTACCTATATATGGATTTGACTTCTAATAACCCTGTGAAAATGGTAGCACAGGCGAAGAAGTTAAAACTCAAATTGGTGTTAGAATTTcatgcacttatatatatgttcgcCTAGATGAAAAGGTTAGATTTCACCACCTCTATCTACCCAACTAGTACTATTTGATCTAAAAAAATCCAATCTGGAAGCTTTCTCTCCCCCAGAAAACCCTCTATCCCCAAGCCCCTTTACTAGGTTGGGCAAGCTTTGATGCCAACGTAGGAAGAGttttaacttttatacaccTAAATTGTAAAGAAAATATACACTAACAGGTCATCTTATAGATAACTATATGTAACTATCAATTGCAAGTGAAATTAGTTACattgaaaataaaacaagttatCTGTTATAAAATGTTAAGTTACATTAATAGTGTGAAAATTATTTGCAAATTCAAACTCACGTAAGTTAACCAGAATGGTGGGTCAACTCACCGCTTTACTCCCCCCACAGCCCTTGTACGTATGATGCACATATGAGAAAAGTAAATctaattactatatatataatacgcAACTTATATGTTTGTTAGAGTTGAATCGTTGTAACAGAACTGAAGGTAGATATAGTAGGTTTGAATTTCTTAGACAGTTGGTTTATCAAACTCTTGCTACCATCTTTATCTCCATATTTCTCTCCAAAAATCCCAACTCCCCCAGCTGATGCTTTGGATTGTCCCCACAGATCTTgtactttccttttctttgtgGACATttaaaaggtaagaattaaggTCTCATTATTCCTAGGATAAAATTTCAAAGACTTCTTAAAACAGAGTACCTACAAGTACTTTTAACATGAAGTTGACTCTGACCTTACCAATTTTTGTAACAATTTTATTAGGTGTAGTAATTGGAGGTTGCAATTGCAAGATTGTGCAATTCATCTTCGGAGACTCTCTTTCAGATGTTGGGAACAACAACTTCCTCTCCAAAAGCCTTGCTCGTGCAAACTTGCCATGGTATGGTATTGATTTTGGGAGTGGATTGCCTAATGGAAGATTTTGCAATGGCCGCACAGTTGCCGATATAATAGGTGACATTTTCAACCTAGTATTGTGGATTTATCAAAGTTTAGTATCCTAAGCTAAAGAAATTCTTAACATGGTGCATGTGATATATTAGTTGGGGTCAAGCCTGCACGGTTTCCCCAAAGGTCTCACAAAATTAAGTATTCATACAACTTATATGTAGATTTGCGATCTTTTCAACTATTATAGTGAAACTTTGTTCGGTTAACTATACCTATTGTGCAGGTGATGAAATGGGGCTTCCAAGGCCACCAGCGTATCTGGATCAATCGTTAACAGAAGATGTTATACTGAATAATGGAGTTAATTTTGCCTCTGGAGGTGGTGGCATTCTAAACGAGACAGGCGGTTTGTTCGTAAGTAATTCTCCTGTCAATTTGTCTAATGTTATTCCTGCAATTTCCTTTTAACTATATGTATTTTATGTCTAGATGTTGAAGTTTAATTTGATGAATTGTAAGTACAGATACAGAGGTTTTCCTTATACAAGCAAATAGAGTTGTTTCAAGGGACACAAGAATTAATTAGAGAGAAAATAGGAAGCAAAGAAGCTGAGAATTTCTTCCAACAAGCACAATACGTGGTAGCTCTGGGAAGCAATGATTTCATCAACAATTACTTAATGCCAGTTTACAAAGATTCATGGACATACAATGATAAATCTTTCATCCAGTACTTAATGGACACTCAGAGAGCACAACTTACAGTAAGCCATATCCTTTTCTCCATACCAATTTGCTTAATaaatttaagtaattttttaaCCAATAAcgttatttctttcttcttcttcttcttttttcaatttttttttttattagttgtTGCATAGTTTGGGGGCAAGGCAGTTGATGGTGTTTGGGCTAGGTCCAATGGGGTGTATTCCACTTCAAAGGGTTCTAAGTACAGATGGTAAGTGTCAAGACAAGACTAACCAGCTGGCACTTGCCTTCAACAAAGCAACAAACGAACTTGTCGTGGAATTGTCTAACACCCTTCCAAATGCTAGCTACAAGTTTGGAGATGCTTATGATGTTGTCAACGATGTCATTACCAATCCCGGCAATTACGGTACAAACATGCTCTGAACAACAATGATTGTATTAGCTTGATACCGACAATGTGAACAAGTTCACACATGCGGAGTTTCAAGAGCTAATGAAGctaaaaattatttcaagaGTTACATACACCAATGTTAGGCTAAGACACACATATTTGGTATTTgataaaagtttaaattttacgTATTGACAGTGCACTTAATTAGATtaattataagataattatcGATAAAATTTGTATCATAAACATTAATCAGTAACCAGATAAATTTGATCTTTCTTACCGTGTAAAAAACTTAAATCCATCTAATAAATATTGCAGGTTTTAGTAACTCAGATTCACCATGCTGCTCGTTCGGAAGAATTAGGCCAGCGTTGACGTGTATTCCAGCATCAACATTATGCAGCGACAGAAGCAaatatgtgttttgggatgaATACCACCCTTCTGATAGTGCTAACCAGTTAATTGCTAAAGAGCTCATTAAAAAACTCGGTTTTTTGAAGGCTAATCGGACCGATGCTTCTCCCCCTACACCAGCCTTGGGTCCTTCATCAGATGATGATGGGCAGTAgattttcttgtaatttctGTAATTCATTACAGTATTCTACTGGCAAAACAGAAACTATTTGTTGCTGCTTATAGACAGAACACACCGGCGTTATTTGtgttgtttaaattttttttctattttacccatagtattacttactcacttcaaattattttttaaatccaataaaaatatgcactaattaatatgaatacattgataaattatgcacttcatttattatttcttaaacagcgtgaaaaatgaacggagggagtagtaaagTACACCATACATTCAGAACAagccaaaaagaataaatattgtTGTCCCGTCTTGTCGATATGTGTCTATGCACTCAAGATTTCAACTCCGTAATTGGTAGAATATTCTATTTTCTAAAACTAAGGCATGCTTCCGGCAAGCCTTTAAAATACGGGATAATCTGATCATTTACCAATTTTCGTGGGACCAGGCATGGAAGTGAATGGTTACCACCTCAAAACCCACCTCTCCATCTAACATATGTACTGTAATGTTGATGTGACTAATTGCTCAAAGATATTTAAATGTTGCATGAGATTAGTTTACCTAATAGCCATATTTTAACATCGTTAAATCTTTGGTTGTCTAGCACCAGCCCTTTTgaaagggatatatatatatatatatatatatatatatacacacactagaCGGGGGTATGCCGCGCGCGCGGGCTCAACACTGCGCTTATAGTGTATCactgtgtatgtagttgtgatAGCCATATTTTAACATCGTTAAATCTTTGGTTGTCTAGCACCAGCCCTTTTgaaagggatatatatatatatatatatacacacactagaCGGGGTATGCCCGCGCGCGCACGGGCTCAACACTGCGTGAAACTTATATAGTGTATcaatgtgtatgtagttgtgtttggattgtgataatatatatatatatatatatatatatatatatatatatatatatatgctaataaacatacataagtttgtgatgtttatatatatatatatatatatatatatatatgctcaaaacacgattaatataacattttagtttgtgctccgtatctaaaactttattatattagtgtttgatGTGAATACAAAGTCagcaaaaaattattaatactttttaaaagagaagacttatttaaaaggaaactatttttccctctttgagataaaaatatagcaatatttaagcatcagt
Coding sequences within it:
- the LOC132058148 gene encoding GDSL esterase/lipase At1g74460, whose amino-acid sequence is MKLTLTLPIFVTILLGVVIGGCNCKIVQFIFGDSLSDVGNNNFLSKSLARANLPWYGIDFGSGLPNGRFCNGRTVADIIGDEMGLPRPPAYLDQSLTEDVILNNGVNFASGGGGILNETGGLFIQRFSLYKQIELFQGTQELIREKIGSKEAENFFQQAQYVVALGSNDFINNYLMPVYKDSWTYNDKSFIQYLMDTQRAQLTLLHSLGARQLMVFGLGPMGCIPLQRVLSTDGKCQDKTNQLALAFNKATNELVVELSNTLPNASYKFGDAYDVVNDVITNPGNYGFSNSDSPCCSFGRIRPALTCIPASTLCSDRSKYVFWDEYHPSDSANQLIAKELIKKLGFLKANRTDASPPTPALGPSSDDDGQ